The Lycium ferocissimum isolate CSIRO_LF1 chromosome 10, AGI_CSIRO_Lferr_CH_V1, whole genome shotgun sequence genome window below encodes:
- the LOC132034535 gene encoding beta-amyrin 28-monooxygenase, giving the protein MKYTWNVVSEVMRLTPPIMGAYREAIVDINYEGYHIPKGWKFYWNTSLTSLDSKIFPNATSLEPSRFEGAGPAPYTYVPFGGGARMCVGKEFARLEILIFLHILIRKFSWKLLIPYEKIIYDPMPTPVEGLPISLQPHNS; this is encoded by the exons ATGAAGTATACGTGGAACGTAGTATCTGAAGTTATGAGACTGACACCACCTATAATGGGGGCTTATCGAGAGGCAATTGTGGATATAAATTATGAAGGTTATCACATCCCTAAGGGCTGGAAG TTCTACTGGAATACTTCTTTAACAAGTCTGGATTCCAAGATTTTCCCCAACGCGACGAGCTTGGAACCATCAAGATTTGAAGGAGCTGGACCTGCACCATATACATATGTTCCATTCGGGGGAGGTGCTAGAATGTGCGTAGGGAAAGAGTTTGCTCGACTGGAGATTCTCATATTTCTGCACATCTTAATCAGGAAATTCAGTTGGAAATTACTCATTCCTTATGAGAAAATTATATATGATCCAATGCCTACCCCTGTTGAAGGACTTCCCATTAGCCTTCAACCTCacaattcttga
- the LOC132034557 gene encoding beta-amyrin 28-monooxygenase-like, giving the protein MATMEIPTLLVIIFIIFIMIIRRKKKTLNYPPGSFGWPFLGETLDFLRAANKEGKPEKFVKDRIEKYKSKIFKTSLMGEKMVVLGSASGNKFLFSNENKQVTVWWPVTIRKILGSCLITTVGDEAKLMRKMISSFISPDAFSRLYIKAMEVVAHDHFKNYWEGKEEVKVFPLVKLYTFKVACQLFMSIEDDTEIERLSAQFHIFLKGLISLPLYLPGTAFYKAAKATDAIRKELLQVVRKRREDLEQKTASPSQDILSYLLSCPDENGKFMSELVIVNNILLLLFAGHDTSSVTLTLLIKRLMEYPQVYENILQHYNKFDYQKQIISSPISHISSPKILCDEKKNLDNHSSL; this is encoded by the exons ATGGCtacaatggaaattcctacattaCTAGtcataattttcataattttcataatgataattagaaggaagaaaaaaacaCTGAATTATCCTcctggaagttttggatggccATTTCTTGGAGAAACACTGGACTTTCTTCGAGCAGCAAACAAAGAAGGAAAGCCAGAAAAATTCGTCAAAGACAGAATAGAGAAATACAAGTctaaaatattcaagacttcATTAATGGGTGAGAAAATGGTGGTATTGGGTAGTGCTAGTGGGAATAAGTTTTTATTTAGCAATGAAAACAAGCAAGTCACAGTTTGGTGGCCTGTAACTATTAGGAAAATTCTAGGAAGTTGTTTGATTACTACCGTTGGAGATGAAGCCAAGCTCATGAGGAAGAtgatttcttcttttattaGCCCTGATGCGTTTTCAAGACTATATATCAAAGCCATGGAAGTTGTTGCCCACGACCA ttttaagAATTATTGGGAAG GTAAAGAGGAGGTGAAGGTGTTTCCTCTAGTCAAATTATACACTTTCAAAGTGGCATGTCAGCTATTCATGAGCATTGAAGACGACACAGAAATTGAAAGGCTTTCTGCACAGTTCCACATTTTCTTGAAAGGACTTATATCACTCCCTCTATATTTACCCGGTACAGCATTTTACAAGGCAGCAAAAGCAACAGATGCTATCAGAAAAGAACTATTGCAAGTTGTccgaaaaagaagagaagacttggAACAAAAGACAGCTTCACCTTCACAAGATATTTTGTCTTATTTGTTGTCCTGCCCAGATGAAAATGGAAAGTTCATGTCTGAACTTGTTATTGTTAATAACATATTGTTGCTACTCTTTGCTGGCCATGACACTTCATCTGTCACTCTTACTTTACTCATTAAGAGACTCATGGAGTACCCTCAAGTTTATGAAAACATCCTGCAACACTACAACAAATTCGATTATCAGAAACAAATAATTTCGTCACCTATAAGTCATATTTCGTCACCAAAAATCTTGTgtgacgaaaaaaaaaatttagataaTCATTCGTCCTTATAA